ATGGAAGCGATCTACGAGTTCGACGTCAAAGACATGCCGGTCACTGTGGCTGTCGACAGCAACGGCGAGTCGGTCCACATCACTGGCCCTGCCATCTGGCAGAAAAAGATCAGTGAGAGCCTGGCGGTAGAAGTGCAGTAAGCACCTCCCTGCAAGGATAAAAGGCGACTGTGGCTCTATGCCGCAGTCGCCTTTTTTGTGTCTGGTGATTTTGTCGCAGCGAGCGGGCTTATGTGGGAGCGGGCTTGCCCGCGATGGCCTCACCTTGGTGTTACTGATACACCGAGGCGCCTGCATCGCGGGCAAGCCCGCTCCCACACAAGCCCGCTCGCCACAAGATCCAAGCGGCACATGTTATGGTGCTCGCCCCCTACTGCAGCTGTTCATTCTCGTATGATCGCGATCCCTCGCCCATTGCGTTTGACCTTCTACTCCCTGCTGATTATTGCCGGTGCCGTCTTGGCTGCCGCCGTCGCCATCCGCCAGGCCGAACGCCAGTCCCTGGTGGACGATGCCGGGCGTGCGAACCAGCAGTTGGCGCTGTATGCCAATTCCTTGCACACCCTGATCGAACGTTACCGCGCCCTGCCCGCCGTGCTGGCCCTGGACTCGGAAATGATCCGCGCCCTGAAAAGCCCGCTGGATCCGGCGACCCAGGAGGTGCTCAACCACAAACTGGAGCGCATCAACGGTGCCGCACAGTCTTCCACCCTGGAATTGATGGACCGTACCGGCCTGGCGGTGGCTGCCAGTAACTGGCACCTGCCCAGCAGTTATGTCGGCCACAACTATGCGTTTCGCCCCTACTTCAGCCAGACCCGCAGCCAGGGCACCGGGCGTTTTTATGCGGTGGGGGTGACCACCGGGATTCCGGGGTATTTCCTCTCCAGCGCCGTGGTGGATGAGCAGGATCAGTTCCTCGGCGCCATGGTAGTGAAGCTGGAGTTCCCGGAGTTGGAACGCGAATGGGCCCAGGGCGATGACCTGCTGCTGGTCAGCGATGCCCGGGGCATCGTGTTTATCGCCAATAAACCCGGGTGGCGCTACCGCAACCTGCGTGCGCTGTCGGCCAACGACCTGGCCGAACTCAAGGCCACGCGCCAATACGACAAGAAACAACTGCTGCCCCTGGATACCCAGACCTTGCAGCGCTTCGACGAAAACAGTCACCTGGTCCGCGTGGCCGGCCCCGAAGGCACCGCCAACTACATCTGGGAATCCCTGCCGCTCAAAGCTGAAGGCTGGACCCTGCACCTGCTGCGCAAACCCCAGGTGGCCTTTGAGGATCAGCGCAACGCTGGCCTCGCCGCCGCCGGCCTGTGGTTGGC
The Pseudomonas hygromyciniae genome window above contains:
- a CDS encoding ATP-binding protein produces the protein MIAIPRPLRLTFYSLLIIAGAVLAAAVAIRQAERQSLVDDAGRANQQLALYANSLHTLIERYRALPAVLALDSEMIRALKSPLDPATQEVLNHKLERINGAAQSSTLELMDRTGLAVAASNWHLPSSYVGHNYAFRPYFSQTRSQGTGRFYAVGVTTGIPGYFLSSAVVDEQDQFLGAMVVKLEFPELEREWAQGDDLLLVSDARGIVFIANKPGWRYRNLRALSANDLAELKATRQYDKKQLLPLDTQTLQRFDENSHLVRVAGPEGTANYIWESLPLKAEGWTLHLLRKPQVAFEDQRNAGLAAAGLWLALVFLLLFLTQRWRLARLRQRSREELERLVQERTQALRTAQDGLVQSAKLAALGQMSAALAHEINQPLTTQRMQLATLRLLLDHGRIDDAYQALTPLDDMLTRMAALTGHLKTFARKSPSGLRERLDLATVVDQSLHLLDARLRDEAVATVLDLTRPAWVRGDAIRLEQVLINLLRNALDAMSNKPRKRLEIRLHADQQLWHLSVSDSGGGIAEEHLNNVFDPFFTTKPVGDGLGLGLAVSYAIVHELGGRLSVANLGDGAVFTLTLPIALEAPDLC